The following are from one region of the Canis lupus baileyi chromosome 25, mCanLup2.hap1, whole genome shotgun sequence genome:
- the RHEBL1 gene encoding GTPase RhebL1 isoform X1, translated as MPLVRYRKVVILGYRSVGKTSLAHQFVEGEFLEGYDPTVENTYSKIVTLGKDEFHLHLVDTAGQDEYSILPYSFIIGVHGYVLVYSVTSLHSFQVIASLYQKLHEGHGKTRLPVVLVGNKADLSPDREVQAVEGKKLAESWGATFMESSARENQVLGLKIRGKIRLTRGIFTKVIQEIARVENSYGQERRCRLM; from the exons ATGCCGCTAGTTCGCTACAGGAAGGTGGTCATCCTCGGGTACCGCTCTGTAG GGAAGACATCTTTGGCACATCAGTTTGTGGAGGGCGAGTTCCTGGAAGGCTATGATCCTACAGTGGAGAACA cttacaGCAAGATAGTGACTCTTGGCAAAGATGAGTTTCACCTACACCTGGTGGATACAGCAGGGCAG GACGAGTACAGCATCCTGCCCTATTCCTTCATCATTGGGGTCCACGGTTATGTGCTTGTGTACTCTGTTACCTCTCTGCACAG CTTCCAAGTCATCGCGAGCCTGTACCAAAAGCTACACGAAGGCCATGGGAAAACACG GCTGCCAGTGGTGCTAGTGGGGAATAAGGCCGATCTCTCTCCAGACAG GGAGGTGCAGGCAGTTGAAGGGAAGAAGCTGGCAGAGTCCTGGGGTGCAACGTTTATGGAGTCATCTGCTCGAGAGAATCAGGTGCTTGGGCTGAAGATTAGGGGCAAGATCAGG CTTACCCGAGGCATCTTCACCAAAGTCATACAGGAGATTGCTCGGGTAGAGAATTCCTATGGGCAAGAGCGCCGCTGCCGGCTCATGTGA
- the RHEBL1 gene encoding GTPase RhebL1 isoform X2, whose product MPLVRYRKVVILGYRSVGKTSLAHQFVEGEFLEGYDPTVENTYSKIVTLGKDEFHLHLVDTAGQDEYSILPYSFIIGVHGYVLVYSVTSLHSFQVIASLYQKLHEGHGKTRLPVVLVGNKADLSPDREVQAVEGKKLAESWGATFMESSARENQLTRGIFTKVIQEIARVENSYGQERRCRLM is encoded by the exons ATGCCGCTAGTTCGCTACAGGAAGGTGGTCATCCTCGGGTACCGCTCTGTAG GGAAGACATCTTTGGCACATCAGTTTGTGGAGGGCGAGTTCCTGGAAGGCTATGATCCTACAGTGGAGAACA cttacaGCAAGATAGTGACTCTTGGCAAAGATGAGTTTCACCTACACCTGGTGGATACAGCAGGGCAG GACGAGTACAGCATCCTGCCCTATTCCTTCATCATTGGGGTCCACGGTTATGTGCTTGTGTACTCTGTTACCTCTCTGCACAG CTTCCAAGTCATCGCGAGCCTGTACCAAAAGCTACACGAAGGCCATGGGAAAACACG GCTGCCAGTGGTGCTAGTGGGGAATAAGGCCGATCTCTCTCCAGACAG GGAGGTGCAGGCAGTTGAAGGGAAGAAGCTGGCAGAGTCCTGGGGTGCAACGTTTATGGAGTCATCTGCTCGAGAGAATCAG CTTACCCGAGGCATCTTCACCAAAGTCATACAGGAGATTGCTCGGGTAGAGAATTCCTATGGGCAAGAGCGCCGCTGCCGGCTCATGTGA